One window of the Triticum dicoccoides isolate Atlit2015 ecotype Zavitan chromosome 3B, WEW_v2.0, whole genome shotgun sequence genome contains the following:
- the LOC119278428 gene encoding ATP synthase subunit a-like, with protein sequence MRFLSTDMKDRNMLFAAITTNQPVRSKCSRLPDLHDFFTTNISQNFAITPNLDITPTPERIAGIIIVLQIEEYLGQNESEQGAVNLARTVLGARHRNGETWQGILEDIRAGGGMDNFIQNLPGAYPETPLDQFAIIPIIDLHVGNFYLSFTNEVLYMLLTVVLVIFLFFVVMKKGGGKSVPNAWQSLVELIYDFVLNLVNEQIGGLSGNVKQKFFPCISVTFTFSLFRNPQGMIPFSFIVTSHFLITLALSFSIFIGITIVGFQRHGLHFFSFLLPAGVPLPLAPFLVLLELISYCFRALSLGIRLFANMMAGLKILSGFAWTMLFLNNIFYFIGDLGPLFIVLALTGLELGVAISQAHVSTISICIYLNDATNLHQNESFHN encoded by the coding sequence ATGAGATTTCTTTCTACGGATATGAAGGATAGAAATATGCTATTTGCTGCTATTACAACGAATCAACCAGTTCGTAGTAAGTGTTCCCGTCTTCCCGATCTACATGATTTTTTCACAACCAACATCTCTCAGAACTTTGCTATAACGCCAAACTTGGATATAACGCCAACGCCTGAGCGAATTGCCGGCATCATAATAGTTTTACAAATAGAAGAGTATTTGGGCCAAAATGAGTCCGAACAGGGAGCAGTCAATTTAGCTAGAACAGTATTGGGAGCCCGCCACCGAAATGGCGAAACTTGGCAGGGCATATTAGAGGATATTCGGGCGGGTGGTGGTATGGATAATTTTATCCAGAATCTGCCTGGTGCCTACCCGGAAACCCCATTGGATCAATTTGCCATTATCCCAATAATTGATCTTCATGTGGGCAACTTTTATTTATCATTTACAAATGAAGTCTTGTATATGCTGCTCACTGTCGTTTtggtcatttttcttttttttgttgttaTGAAAAAGGGAGGTGGAAAGTCAGTGCCAAATGCATGGCAATCCTTGGTCGAGCTTATTTATGATTTCGTGCTGAACCTGGTAAACGAACAAATAGGTGGTCTTTCCGGAAATGTGAAACAAAAGTTTTTCCCTTGCATCTCGGTCACTTTTACTTTTTCGTTATTTCGTAATCCCCAGGGTATGATACCCTTTAGCTTCATAGTGACAAGTCATTTTCTCATTACTTTGGctctttcattttccatttttatagGCATTACGATCGTTGGATTTCAAAGACATGGGCTTCATTTTTTTAGCTTCTTATTACCTGCGGGAGTCCCACTGCCGTTAGCACCTTTCTTAGTACTCCTTGAGCTAATCTCTTATTGTTTTCGTGCATTAAGCTTAGGAATACGTTTATTTGCTAATATGATGGCCGGTCTAAAGATTTTAAGTGGGTTTGCTTGGACTATGCTATTTCTGAATAATATTTTCTATTTCATAGGAGATCTTGGTCCCTTATTTATAGTTCTAGCATTAACCGGCCTGGAATTAGGTGTAGCTATATCACAAGCTCATGTTTCTACGATCTCAATTTGTATTTACTTGAATGATGCTACAAATCTCCATCAAAATGAGTCATTTCATAATTGA